From a single Veillonellales bacterium genomic region:
- a CDS encoding histidine kinase, giving the protein MENGNIKANKFQEFLTAGRLTCFGVQEMNDAVHTVLFRTNLEVGGQQLPVLFVTDDSLYATIQVRVVPAAVRDGNSHSVLTFVNERNRTYKNFKYFIGEDNSLILDVCLTAEPEQFEPQLVSLTLDIILRHLTDEYPVIMRTIWAGEIPQS; this is encoded by the coding sequence ATGGAAAATGGCAATATAAAAGCAAACAAGTTTCAGGAATTTTTAACAGCCGGTCGGCTTACCTGCTTTGGCGTACAGGAAATGAACGACGCGGTGCATACCGTACTCTTTCGCACCAATCTGGAGGTCGGCGGCCAGCAGCTGCCGGTCTTGTTCGTTACCGACGACAGCCTGTATGCGACGATCCAGGTGCGGGTCGTGCCGGCGGCCGTCCGGGACGGGAACAGCCACAGCGTCCTCACCTTTGTCAATGAACGGAACCGGACCTATAAGAACTTCAAGTATTTTATCGGCGAGGATAATTCCCTGATTTTGGATGTCTGTCTGACGGCTGAGCCGGAACAATTCGAACCGCAGCTTGTCAGTCTGACGCTTGACATCATCCTGCGGCACCTGACGGACGAATACCCGGTGATCATGCGTACAATCTGGGCCGGGGAAATCCCGCAGAGCTGA
- a CDS encoding C1 family peptidase, with protein MGACTAHAAAGIVEYFENRSFSRTVTASRLFIYKNARSLEGAAGDSGTYIRDTMGALALCGVPPEKYWPYTDKDPDFDKEPTAFVYAIADNYEALQYFRHDAASVNPTPADVLASVKKYLAAGVPSMFGFYGFNSMDASDVPGGIPAPGPDEQASWGHAVAAFGYDDALKIKNTQYNRETTGALLIRNSWGSDWGDHGYGWLPYEYVLNKLATDFWSLLNMDWVAADQFGV; from the coding sequence CTGGGCGCCTGTACCGCCCACGCGGCGGCGGGCATTGTCGAATATTTCGAGAATCGCTCCTTTTCCCGGACTGTGACCGCCTCGCGGCTGTTCATCTACAAGAATGCCCGCAGCCTGGAGGGCGCGGCCGGCGACAGCGGCACGTACATCCGGGATACCATGGGGGCGCTGGCCCTCTGCGGCGTGCCGCCGGAAAAATACTGGCCCTATACCGACAAAGACCCGGATTTTGATAAGGAACCGACCGCCTTCGTCTATGCCATCGCCGACAATTATGAGGCGCTGCAGTATTTCCGCCATGACGCCGCCAGCGTCAATCCAACGCCGGCCGATGTGCTGGCGAGCGTGAAAAAGTATCTGGCTGCCGGTGTGCCGTCCATGTTCGGCTTTTACGGCTTCAACTCCATGGACGCATCCGATGTTCCCGGCGGCATTCCCGCCCCCGGCCCGGACGAGCAAGCCAGCTGGGGCCACGCCGTGGCCGCTTTCGGCTATGACGACGCACTCAAGATCAAAAATACCCAGTATAACCGGGAAACCACCGGCGCCCTCCTTATCCGCAACTCCTGGGGCAGCGATTGGGGCGACCATGGGTACGGCTGGCTGCCCTATGAATACGTTCTGAACAAGCTGGCCACGGATTTCTGGTCGCTTTTAAACATGGACTGGGTCGCCGCCGACCAGTTCGGCGTGTAG